In one window of Henckelia pumila isolate YLH828 chromosome 1, ASM3356847v2, whole genome shotgun sequence DNA:
- the LOC140875404 gene encoding guanine nucleotide-binding protein subunit gamma 1-like has translation MQAGSSGEVRSVVGATDVKGKHRIAAELKRLEQETRFLEEELELIEKTGKVSFACKELLSSIETTPDPLLPITYGPMHTTWDRWFEGPQDASGCRCWIL, from the exons ATGCAAGCAGGAAGCTCAGGCGAGGTGCGATCGGTTGTGGGCGCCACAGATGTGAAAGGGAAACACAGGATTGCTGCTGAATTGAAGAGACTTGAgcaggaaactcgattcttggAG GAGGAATTGGAACTAATCGAGAAAACAGGAAAAGTGTCGTTTGCATGCAAAGA GCTACTGAGCAGTATTGAAACAACTCCAGATCCACTACTCCCAAT AACATATGGTCCGATGCATACAACATGGGATAGATGGTTTGAAGGGCCACAAGATGCTTCGGGGTGCAGATGCTGGATACTATGA